AAATAATGTAGGAGGAGAAGTTAATTCCAGCTATCAATGGGGATTGGGAACAACCGGAATTGGTGTGGAATTGAGAAAGGAATTTCTTGCGAGCAGTAATTTAGGAAACAGAAACCGTTTTGTCTCTCAGGTTTTCTTTGAACATCATTTTTCATTACTGGATAAAAAACTGAACATCAGTCCGGGAATTTCGTGGGCTAACTATTCTAAGGAAGGTAATTTTTTCTATCCGGGGCTTGATGTAGGGTATAACTTTAATACCAATAATAAAATCTACGGAAATATCGCAAAAGTACACCGTATTCCTACTTTTACCGATCTTTATTACATCAGTAAAACGGAACAGGGAAATCCTGATTTACGACCTGAAAATGCTGTTTCATCGGAGGTAGGATATCAGTATCAGGATCGTAAAATCTTAGCGAAAATCAGCGGGTTTTTAAGAAATTCCAGCAATTCTATTGACTGGGTGAAAAAAGACCTGAATGATAAAGTATGGTATGCCCAGAATGTAGGAGATATTAAAACCAGAGGGATTGAAGCAGAGTGGAGCCATAGACCTGTAGATTGGTTAAAATACACGGTTGGATATACTTATCTCGACAGCAAATATGAAGAAAAAGATGGCCTTGTTTCAAGATATATTCTGGATAATCTGAGACACCAGTTTGTTTCCAAATTAGAAGTAAAATTCCTGAAAAATTTCACCAATGAGCTTGTTTACCGTTACAATGAAAGGGTAAATCTGGGAACCTATAATCTTGTAGATGAGAAGCTAAGCTTTGCTAAGAAAGACTACTCAGTGTATGTGTTGATTAACAATATTACCAATACAAAATATACGGAAGCATTTGGAGTGGCAATGCCGCAAAGATGGTTCCACATTGGGTTTTCTTATACAATTAATATTAAGTAAATGTTAATTCGAAATGAATAAAAGTTAATATTAACAAATTGTTAAAAAATATACATTTGCAAAAATTTTTTATGAAACGTCTTATAGGCTTAGGTTTACTACTTGGAATTTCTTTTTTTAAAGCACAGGAACATATTTCCAGCTTCAATGCAGTGACTCTGACGTATAAGTTTCATCCTAAATTTTTCCTTTATGCAGAAGGGCAGATGCGTGGTAACGAAGATTATACCTACCCTGATTATTATGAAATAAAAGGGGGATTAGGGTATAATCTTACCAAGAATCACAAACCTTTCGTAGGATTGGGAAGATATGTGAACTATAAAGAGCATAGCTTAAGCAGAGAGGAATTCAGGGTATGGCTTCAGGATGTTATCGATATTAAAAAAGGTATCGTGAAGTTCGAAAACCGTTTTCGTGCTGAAAAGAGTTGGTTCTATGAGCCTAAAACAGATCAGACTTCCCAGAGAATGCGTTACAGATACCGTTTGAATGTAAGTGTTCCTTTAAATGCGAAAACCATCAAGAAAGGAACTGTTTTCGCCAATGCCTATGACGAAGTTTTCTTTGTCTCTCCGATGAAGCCTACTTTTGCCAGAAACAGAGTTTACGGCGGTTTCGGCTATCAGATCGATGATTATTTTGGAATTGTGAGCGGATATCTGTGGCAGCGTGAATTCGAAGCAAAAGGAAATAAAAATTTACATTTCGTTTACCTTGCGTTAAACATTAATATCGACGGAACAGACCATCACACGAAAACTTACGATTTCCCGGGTGCGGATTAATATTTCTCTATCAGATAACGGTAGGCTTTCAGATATTTATTGAACCTTTTGATGTCTTTGGGAGTAAGCTCTCTGTTTACTCTTCTAAGATCCATATTATCACGAAGGTCATTCAGTTTTACGGCAACAGAAAGGAGAGATCTTTCTGTTCTTTTGATAAATTCATCGTAATCTTCTTCCGGATCAAGCTTCGTAAGACAGCTGATGGCAAAAATAATATATTCTGGAAATCCTTCCGATCTTAAATAATCCAGGCTGAACTCCAGTGGATGATCTTCTACTACATCATGCAGTACCCCAACGATTTTTTCATCCAATGTTTTACCATAGTTCATCACACGCATCACGTGGGCGATGTATGGAGCATGGTATTTATCAGTTTGTCCTTTA
This region of Chryseobacterium culicis genomic DNA includes:
- a CDS encoding DUF2490 domain-containing protein, translating into MKRLIGLGLLLGISFFKAQEHISSFNAVTLTYKFHPKFFLYAEGQMRGNEDYTYPDYYEIKGGLGYNLTKNHKPFVGLGRYVNYKEHSLSREEFRVWLQDVIDIKKGIVKFENRFRAEKSWFYEPKTDQTSQRMRYRYRLNVSVPLNAKTIKKGTVFANAYDEVFFVSPMKPTFARNRVYGGFGYQIDDYFGIVSGYLWQREFEAKGNKNLHFVYLALNINIDGTDHHTKTYDFPGAD
- a CDS encoding TonB-dependent receptor plug domain-containing protein, producing the protein MIKKIGSAFFLGSLLWVNAQEKSTDIESIEFQGKFISTPYKSANQNISVITREDIVNSPAKSIDEILQLVPGMDIRRRGANGVQSDIGFRGSSFEQVLLMLNGIRMNDSQTGHNNMNIPVDLDDVERIEIIKGPAARRFGQNAYAGVINIITKATPGKRVKISADGGDYSTYGLGFNAQIGNEKFTNSLQANSASSEGYMFNTDYEIRNVFYQGKLNIKNGDVKVQAGFSEKKFGANGFYASSAATKQYEETQASIVSVAHQQTFGKLKLNSNVYWRRGQDMYLYDRWNPDFYRNMHIGNNVGGEVNSSYQWGLGTTGIGVELRKEFLASSNLGNRNRFVSQVFFEHHFSLLDKKLNISPGISWANYSKEGNFFYPGLDVGYNFNTNNKIYGNIAKVHRIPTFTDLYYISKTEQGNPDLRPENAVSSEVGYQYQDRKILAKISGFLRNSSNSIDWVKKDLNDKVWYAQNVGDIKTRGIEAEWSHRPVDWLKYTVGYTYLDSKYEEKDGLVSRYILDNLRHQFVSKLEVKFLKNFTNELVYRYNERVNLGTYNLVDEKLSFAKKDYSVYVLINNITNTKYTEAFGVAMPQRWFHIGFSYTINIK
- a CDS encoding phosphohydrolase, which encodes MTKEELLNKAIKIADKAHKGQTDKYHAPYIAHVMRVMNYGKTLDEKIVGVLHDVVEDHPLEFSLDYLRSEGFPEYIIFAISCLTKLDPEEDYDEFIKRTERSLLSVAVKLNDLRDNMDLRRVNRELTPKDIKRFNKYLKAYRYLIEKY